From the genome of Ptychodera flava strain L36383 chromosome 20, AS_Pfla_20210202, whole genome shotgun sequence, one region includes:
- the LOC139119537 gene encoding monocarboxylate transporter 3-like produces MPEILLCACSGSLTGFGPFVVSLKEHFSTGVGKVAGISGTALFVTLATGPISSALNSYLGCRVVVISGGIIATLGTVGSSFATQLSHLYIAYGVVTGFGYGLVATLSVAFIARYFKRRYALANGIVFSAFAVGWIALPQLYQIFIDRFGWRNAMRFLAALNFQICISGAFFRPPPQKKLLDQEGDRATATLEFSRVFEQMVNNSPHVPSIGFEINHRGYTCENANNQRRKLLFNMQSLQTFKRSKVFKILSKIIDFTLFCNPKFVLMTVAYFTIAIGFYPTILFLVARVESFGVPYPLPTTLMTVTGAISLVGRAGHGFLIDVGLTTPVRATALGLFLCGLVDIVSIFIERYIGLACLYGIFGLANGLYHPLLAVTLKDFVGVKKFPAALGFCNLCHGIGALVGPPIAGEE; encoded by the exons ATGCCAGAAATCTTACTTTGTGCATGTTCT GGCAGTTTAACCGGCTTCGGTCCGTTCGTCGTCAGCCTGAAGGAACACTTCAGTACCGGTGTCGGCAAAGTTGCCGGCATCAGTGGCACTGCCTTATTCGTAACCTTGGCGACAG GTCCGATTTCCAGTGCCCTAAATTCCTATCTCGGTTGTCGTGTGGTCGTCATATCAGGCGGTATTATTGCTACCTTAGGAACTGTGGGCAGTTCATTTGCCACTCAACTGTCTCATTTATACATAGCCTATGGAGTGGTTACAG GATTTGGTTACGGTTTAGTTGCGACCCTAAGCGTCGCTTTCATCGCCAGATACTTCAAACGCCGATACGCATTGGCCAACGGAATAGTGTTCTCAGCTTTCGCTGTTGGCTGGATAGCCCTACCTCAACTGTATCAGATATTCATCGACCGGTTCGGTTGGAGAAACGCCATGCGCTTCCTAGCTGCATTGAACTTTCAGATATGCATCTCTGGGGCCTTCTTCCGCCCTCCTCCACAGAAGAAACTTCTAGACCAAGAGGGGGACAGGGCGACTGCTACTTTAGAATTCTCCAGGGTGTTTGAACAGATGGTCAACAATTCTCCGCATGTACCCTCAATCGGATTTGAAATAAACCACAGAGGCTACACTTGCGAAAATGCAAACAATCAACGCAGGAAACTTTTGTTTAATATGCAGTCCCTTCAAACGTTTAAAAGGagcaaagttttcaaaattctaTCCAAGATAAtagattttactttattttgcaATCCTAAATTTGTTCTAATGACGGTTGCATATTTCACCATCGCAATCGGGTTCTATCCGACCATTCTTTTCCTGGTCGCCCGCGTCGAGTCGTTCGGAGTACCATACCCATTACCGACAACTCTAATGACAGTCACCGGGGCCATCAGTCTTGTAGGCCGTGCAGGTCACGGATTCCTCATCGATGTCGGCCTGACGACCCCTGTACGAGCGACTGCGTTAGGTTTATTTCTCTGTGGACTGGTCGATATTGTCAGCATTTTCATCGAGCGGTATATTGGCCTTGCGTGTTTGTACGGCATTTTTGGATTGGCGAATGGACTGTACCATCCACTGCTAGCCGTCACGTTAAAAGACTTTGTCGGAGTAAAGAAGTTCCCTGCAGCTCTAGGATTTTGCAATCTTTGCCACGGAATTGGAGCCCTTGTAGGACCTCCAATCGCAGGTGAGGAGTGA